A single Sporomusaceae bacterium DNA region contains:
- a CDS encoding DUF167 domain-containing protein yields MDFAALDVREGPEGVTFRVRVQPRASRCAVTGLAGAAVRVALTSPPVEGAANAACTAFFAELLKVAKGRVAIVAGLKSRDKTVRVAGLGKAALFAALATVKFD; encoded by the coding sequence GTGGATTTTGCGGCGCTGGATGTGAGAGAGGGGCCGGAGGGCGTGACCTTCAGGGTGCGGGTGCAGCCGCGCGCGTCGCGCTGCGCCGTTACGGGCCTGGCGGGGGCTGCCGTCCGGGTGGCTCTGACGTCGCCGCCGGTGGAGGGCGCGGCCAACGCGGCCTGCACGGCGTTTTTCGCCGAGCTGCTGAAGGTGGCTAAGGGCCGGGTGGCCATCGTGGCCGGGCTGAAGAGCCGCGACAAGACGGTGCGGGTGGCCGGCCTGGGCAAGGCGGCGCTTTTTGCCGCGCTGGCGACGGTAAAGTTTGACTAA
- a CDS encoding DivIVA domain-containing protein translates to MLTPLDIHNKEFKRGFRGYSEEEVDAFLDEVVKDYEKLYRENIELKETLDRVNSKLEHYQHMENTLHSTLVIAQETAEEVKLNARKESELQIKEAEIRGQKLVEESMSKVRRLHGEYEELQKQSQIYRTRMRTLLQAQLEMLQNAQEDDN, encoded by the coding sequence ATGCTGACGCCATTAGACATCCACAACAAAGAATTCAAACGCGGCTTCCGCGGCTACAGCGAGGAAGAGGTGGACGCTTTCCTCGATGAGGTGGTCAAGGATTACGAGAAGCTGTACCGCGAGAACATCGAGCTGAAGGAGACGCTCGACCGGGTGAACAGCAAGCTGGAGCATTATCAGCATATGGAGAACACGCTCCACAGTACGCTGGTTATCGCTCAGGAGACGGCCGAGGAGGTCAAGCTTAACGCCCGCAAGGAGAGCGAGCTGCAGATCAAGGAGGCCGAGATCCGCGGCCAGAAGCTGGTGGAGGAGTCGATGTCGAAGGTCCGCCGCCTGCATGGCGAGTATGAGGAACTGCAGAAGCAGTCCCAGATTTACCGGACGCGGATGCGGACGCTGCTGCAGGCCCAGCTGGAGATGCTGCAGAACGCGCAGGAGGACGACAACTAG